A window from Enterocloster bolteae encodes these proteins:
- the serC gene encoding 3-phosphoserine/phosphohydroxythreonine transaminase, producing the protein MSRVYNFSAGPAVLPEDVLKEAAAEMLDYRGTGMSVMEMSHRSKAYDTIIKEAESDLRDLLHIPDNYKVLFLQGGASQQFAMVPMNLMKNKAADYILTGQWAKKAYQEGAIYGKANAIASSADKTFSYIPDCSDLPVSEDADYVYICENNTIYGTKYWTLPNTKGKLLVADQSSCFLSEPVDVTKYGLIFAGAQKNVGPAGTVIVIVREDLVTEDVLPGTPTMLRYKTHADAESLYNTPPTYGIYMCGKVFKWLKARGGLEAMKEYNEKKAEILYNFLDESQLFKGTVVKKDRSLMNVPFVTGDEELDALFVKESKAAGFENLKGHRTVGGMRASIYNAMPAEGVGKLVEFMADFEKKHRK; encoded by the coding sequence ATGAGCAGAGTTTACAATTTTTCAGCCGGACCGGCCGTTTTGCCGGAGGACGTCCTGAAAGAAGCCGCGGCAGAGATGCTGGATTACAGGGGAACAGGAATGTCAGTGATGGAGATGAGTCATCGATCTAAGGCTTATGACACCATCATCAAGGAAGCTGAATCAGACCTGCGGGATCTTTTACATATTCCGGATAATTATAAGGTGCTGTTTCTTCAGGGGGGCGCATCCCAGCAGTTTGCCATGGTGCCCATGAACCTGATGAAGAACAAGGCGGCAGATTACATCCTTACCGGACAGTGGGCTAAGAAGGCATATCAGGAAGGCGCCATTTACGGAAAGGCCAATGCCATTGCGTCCAGCGCTGACAAGACCTTCAGCTATATTCCGGATTGCTCCGACCTGCCTGTTTCCGAGGACGCGGATTATGTGTATATCTGTGAGAACAACACCATTTACGGCACCAAGTACTGGACCCTTCCCAACACAAAGGGAAAGCTTCTGGTAGCTGACCAGTCCTCATGCTTTCTGTCCGAGCCAGTGGATGTGACAAAGTACGGCCTGATCTTTGCAGGCGCCCAGAAGAACGTGGGACCGGCGGGAACCGTCATTGTCATTGTGAGGGAGGACCTGGTGACAGAGGATGTGCTGCCCGGAACACCTACCATGCTCCGTTATAAGACCCATGCAGACGCAGAGTCACTGTACAATACCCCGCCTACATACGGCATATACATGTGCGGAAAGGTATTTAAGTGGCTGAAGGCCAGAGGCGGCCTGGAAGCCATGAAGGAATACAACGAAAAGAAGGCTGAGATCCTCTATAATTTCCTGGATGAAAGCCAGTTATTTAAGGGTACTGTGGTTAAGAAGGACCGCTCACTGATGAACGTGCCCTTCGTGACAGGGGACGAGGAACTGGACGCCCTGTTTGTGAAGGAGTCAAAGGCAGCGGGCTTTGAGAATCTGAAAGGACACAGAACCGTGGGCGGCATGCGCGCCAGCATTTACAATGCAATGCCTGCGGAGGGTGTTGGGAAACTGGTGGAATTTATGGCTGACTTCGAGAAGAAGCACAGGAAATAA
- a CDS encoding phosphoglycerate dehydrogenase: protein MKKIHCLNPIAKCGTELFPAGYEMTDKAADADAVLVRSASMHDMELPENLLAVGRAGAGVNNIPLDSCAQKGIVVFNTPGANANGVKELVIAGMLMASRDIVGGIEWCKANAEDDNITKDTEKSKKAFAGCEIKGKKLGVIGLGAIGAEVANAATHLGMEVYGYDPYISINAAWRLSRNVKHITNADIIFQECDYITIHVPLMDSTRGMINKEKLAIMKDGVVILNFSRDTLVNDDDMAEALDAGKVRYYVSDFPNPKVANMERVILLPHLGASTKESEDNCAVMAVKELTDYLENGNIKNSVNFPSCDMGMCQAESRVAVLHMNIPNMIGQITAILAEQGMNISDMTNKSRDKYAYTLLDLEHKAEDSTIQKLRAIKGVLRVRVVK, encoded by the coding sequence ATGAAAAAAATTCATTGCTTGAACCCCATTGCAAAGTGCGGCACGGAGCTGTTTCCGGCCGGATATGAGATGACAGACAAGGCAGCTGATGCTGACGCCGTCCTGGTGCGCAGTGCTTCCATGCATGATATGGAACTTCCTGAGAACCTGCTGGCAGTGGGCCGTGCGGGAGCAGGTGTCAACAATATTCCTCTGGACTCCTGCGCCCAGAAGGGCATCGTTGTATTTAATACACCGGGAGCCAATGCCAACGGCGTAAAGGAGCTGGTGATCGCAGGCATGCTCATGGCATCCCGCGATATCGTGGGCGGTATCGAGTGGTGCAAGGCCAATGCGGAGGATGACAACATCACCAAGGATACAGAGAAGAGCAAGAAGGCATTTGCTGGCTGCGAGATTAAGGGCAAGAAGCTGGGAGTTATCGGCCTGGGCGCCATCGGGGCGGAGGTTGCCAACGCAGCCACCCATCTGGGAATGGAGGTATACGGATACGACCCGTATATTTCCATCAACGCGGCCTGGAGACTGTCCAGGAATGTAAAGCATATCACCAACGCGGACATCATTTTCCAGGAATGTGATTATATCACCATCCATGTGCCTCTTATGGATTCCACCAGGGGAATGATCAACAAAGAAAAACTGGCTATCATGAAGGATGGGGTGGTAATCCTCAACTTCTCCAGGGACACCCTGGTCAATGACGATGATATGGCGGAAGCGCTGGATGCAGGAAAGGTGCGCTACTATGTCAGCGATTTCCCCAATCCAAAGGTTGCAAACATGGAGAGGGTCATCCTGCTTCCCCATCTGGGCGCTTCCACAAAGGAGTCCGAGGACAACTGCGCGGTGATGGCTGTGAAGGAGCTGACAGATTACCTGGAGAATGGAAATATTAAAAACTCCGTTAATTTTCCGTCCTGCGACATGGGCATGTGCCAGGCAGAGAGCCGTGTGGCCGTGCTTCATATGAACATTCCCAACATGATTGGACAGATTACAGCTATATTGGCCGAACAGGGCATGAACATTTCCGACATGACCAATAAGAGCCGGGATAAGTATGCCTACACGCTGCTGGATTTGGAGCACAAGGCAGAGGATTCCACTATTCAGAAGCTCAGGGCCATCAAAGGTGTGCTGAGGGTGCGGGTGGTTAAGTAA
- a CDS encoding DUF1015 domain-containing protein gives MAVVKPFMCIRPAADKAARVAALPYDVYNRKEACQAVKGNPLSFLNIDRAETQFGDDVDTYDSRVYDKARELLDCQIEEGVYVTDPEENYYLYELTMEGRSQTGIVACCSIDDYVNGVVKKHENTREDKELDRIRHVDATNAHTGPIFLAYRQNQELKALVAQVKEEAPLYDFVSEDAIRHRVWMIGARSMVEAVEAAFAAIPGTYIADGHHRAASAVKVGLKRREENPDYTGKEPFNYFLAVLFPDEELKILPYNRVVKDLNGLGQEDFLAAVAERFDVAAWGDPGCGEPGADAFWPREKGTFGMFLGGRWYCLRVKPEFQSSDPVKGLDVSILQDQLLGPVLGVGDPRTDKRIDFIGGIRGLKELERRVSEDMEAAFSMYPTSIEELLAVADAGLLMPPKSTWFEPKLRSGLFIHRLG, from the coding sequence ATGGCAGTAGTAAAACCATTTATGTGTATCAGGCCCGCGGCGGACAAGGCGGCCCGGGTGGCGGCCCTGCCCTATGATGTGTATAACAGAAAGGAAGCCTGCCAGGCCGTTAAGGGCAATCCCCTTTCCTTCCTGAACATTGACCGGGCTGAGACTCAGTTTGGGGATGATGTGGATACCTATGACAGCCGTGTCTATGACAAGGCCAGGGAGCTGCTTGATTGTCAGATTGAGGAAGGGGTCTATGTGACTGACCCTGAGGAGAATTATTACCTCTATGAACTCACCATGGAGGGAAGGAGCCAGACCGGTATTGTGGCCTGCTGTTCCATTGACGACTATGTGAACGGCGTGGTGAAGAAACATGAGAATACCAGGGAGGATAAGGAGCTGGACCGTATCCGCCATGTGGATGCCACCAACGCCCATACGGGCCCTATTTTCCTGGCCTACAGACAGAATCAGGAGCTTAAGGCCCTGGTGGCCCAGGTAAAGGAGGAGGCGCCTCTGTATGATTTTGTGTCGGAGGACGCAATCCGCCACAGGGTGTGGATGATTGGCGCCAGAAGCATGGTGGAGGCCGTGGAGGCTGCTTTTGCAGCCATACCGGGCACTTATATTGCAGACGGCCACCACAGGGCTGCCTCCGCTGTGAAGGTGGGGCTTAAGAGAAGGGAAGAGAACCCGGATTATACGGGGAAGGAACCCTTCAATTATTTCCTGGCCGTACTGTTCCCGGACGAGGAGCTTAAGATACTGCCCTATAACCGGGTGGTAAAGGATTTGAACGGATTGGGACAGGAGGATTTTCTGGCTGCTGTGGCTGAGCGGTTTGATGTGGCTGCATGGGGGGATCCTGGCTGCGGGGAACCGGGGGCAGACGCCTTCTGGCCCAGGGAAAAGGGAACATTCGGCATGTTTCTCGGCGGCAGATGGTACTGTCTCAGGGTGAAGCCGGAGTTTCAGAGCAGCGATCCGGTGAAGGGACTGGATGTGTCCATTCTTCAGGACCAGCTTTTGGGTCCGGTTCTGGGGGTAGGTGATCCCAGGACGGATAAACGCATTGATTTCATCGGCGGCATCAGGGGATTAAAGGAGCTGGAGCGCAGGGTATCCGAGGATATGGAAGCTGCGTTCTCCATGTATCCCACTTCCATAGAGGAGCTGTTAGCAGTGGCCGATGCAGGGCTTCTCATGCCTCCTAAGTCAACCTGGTTTGAGCCGAAGCTGCGGAGCGGGCTGTTTATACATAGGTTGGGGTAG
- a CDS encoding GntR family transcriptional regulator, whose amino-acid sequence MFIMVKTNLKTLAYNTIKQKIVTCEYAPGTFLNEEILTDELKISRTPIRDALSRLEQEGLIEIKPKKGITVTALSIKDVNMIFEIRKLYEPYILKNYGSFLDEDKLNEFYHIFSHKDANSECFQNNNYFYDLDSSFHQMIMDACPNIYLRQNYALIQTQSERFRFMTGNISNNRLEDTFREHIDIIIPCLQKDWDTAVEKLLYHLDESKRSTFKLVFDSIDSNNIGF is encoded by the coding sequence ATGTTCATCATGGTTAAAACCAATCTGAAAACCTTGGCATACAACACAATCAAGCAAAAAATCGTCACCTGTGAATATGCGCCGGGGACATTTTTAAATGAGGAAATACTGACTGATGAATTAAAGATAAGCAGAACACCCATCCGTGATGCCTTAAGCAGGCTGGAGCAGGAGGGCCTTATTGAGATAAAACCAAAAAAAGGAATCACCGTAACCGCCCTGTCCATTAAGGATGTGAACATGATTTTTGAGATACGGAAATTATATGAGCCTTATATTCTGAAAAATTACGGTTCATTTCTGGACGAGGACAAGCTGAACGAATTCTATCACATTTTTTCCCATAAGGACGCAAACAGCGAGTGCTTCCAGAACAACAATTACTTTTATGACTTAGACTCCTCCTTCCACCAAATGATTATGGACGCCTGCCCTAACATTTACCTGCGCCAGAATTACGCACTGATACAGACCCAGAGCGAGCGTTTCCGCTTCATGACAGGCAATATCTCCAACAACCGTTTGGAGGATACCTTCAGAGAACACATCGACATCATTATCCCCTGCCTGCAAAAGGACTGGGATACTGCGGTAGAAAAGCTACTGTATCATCTGGATGAGTCTAAGAGGTCTACTTTCAAGCTGGTATTTGACAGTATTGACAGTAATAATATTGGGTTCTGA
- a CDS encoding zinc-binding dehydrogenase encodes MKAMYINAPGQVEFRDIDKPVRQKGEVLLKLLYGGICGSDLGSYKGTFAYFDYPRIPGHEFSAEIVEVDEDNGQGLRPGMIVTCNPYFNCGHCYSCEHGIVNACMDNQTMGCQRDGAFQEYITMPEERVYDGKGLDPMLLAAIEPFCISYHGVSRAEVKPGDKVLVIGAGTIGVLAAVAAKAKGAVVYISDVSMGKLDMAREFGVDGIILNDSPEGFDKAVKEITDGNGFDIAIEAVGLPSTFQNCIDAACFGGKVVVIGVGKKNLDFNFTLLQKKELNVFGSRNALKKDFVELIDLVKEGKVPVKGIITNIYKFEDGAKAFNDFANNPGNMLKVILDFTDR; translated from the coding sequence ATGAAAGCAATGTATATTAATGCACCCGGTCAGGTAGAGTTCAGGGATATCGACAAACCGGTTAGGCAAAAAGGTGAGGTTCTGCTGAAACTCCTGTATGGGGGAATCTGTGGAAGCGATCTGGGTTCCTACAAGGGGACTTTCGCATACTTCGATTATCCAAGGATACCAGGCCATGAGTTTTCTGCGGAAATTGTGGAGGTGGATGAGGACAATGGACAGGGCCTTCGCCCGGGAATGATTGTAACTTGCAATCCATATTTTAACTGCGGACACTGTTATTCCTGCGAGCATGGAATCGTGAATGCATGTATGGATAACCAGACCATGGGATGCCAGAGAGACGGGGCGTTTCAGGAGTATATAACCATGCCTGAGGAGCGTGTGTATGACGGAAAGGGATTGGATCCCATGCTTCTTGCAGCCATAGAGCCTTTCTGCATCAGCTATCATGGTGTCAGCAGGGCAGAGGTAAAGCCGGGAGACAAGGTTCTGGTCATAGGAGCCGGTACCATCGGCGTTCTGGCTGCGGTGGCAGCCAAGGCAAAGGGGGCAGTGGTTTACATATCCGATGTGTCCATGGGAAAACTGGACATGGCCAGGGAGTTCGGCGTGGATGGCATCATCCTTAATGATTCCCCGGAGGGCTTTGACAAAGCGGTGAAGGAGATTACAGACGGGAACGGGTTTGATATTGCCATTGAGGCGGTAGGACTTCCATCCACATTCCAGAACTGCATTGACGCGGCCTGTTTTGGGGGAAAGGTGGTTGTCATCGGAGTAGGAAAGAAAAACCTGGATTTCAATTTTACACTGCTCCAGAAAAAAGAACTTAATGTATTTGGTTCAAGGAATGCTCTTAAGAAAGATTTTGTGGAGCTGATTGACCTGGTCAAGGAAGGAAAGGTACCGGTAAAGGGAATTATTACCAATATATATAAATTTGAGGATGGGGCCAAAGCATTCAATGATTTTGCTAACAACCCGGGAAATATGCTGAAGGTAATCCTGGACTTTACAGACAGATAA
- a CDS encoding C4-dicarboxylate TRAP transporter substrate-binding protein, with the protein MRFNRLAALTMAGVLAAASLTACGGGSTGSTTAAGTTESAAAADSATDTTAAQADADTEPAAGDVVTIQVGYENATSEPAAKAVEKWKELVESKSNGTIKMELFPNSALGKKTELIDQMILGEPMITVADGAFLADYGVPDFGIFYAPFMFDTWDEEWSAIDSDWYRGLCDELAQKASIRVLSSNWVYGARNILSVKPVTLPEDLAGLKLRVSSNDLSISSFNSLGASSVGMDMGDVYQALQAKTIDAVENPITPLANRSFQEVAKYLVEDEHILATSMWICGDTFFQSLTADQQKILTEAADEAGLYNNELQEAAEEDARQKLLDAGVTITTLTDEQKAKWIEAGQPFYDIAGETLGWSDGLYDTVKEAAK; encoded by the coding sequence ATGAGATTTAACAGATTAGCAGCACTTACAATGGCAGGAGTATTGGCAGCAGCCAGCTTGACAGCATGTGGAGGCGGAAGTACTGGGTCCACTACAGCGGCAGGCACCACAGAGAGTGCGGCGGCAGCCGATTCAGCAACCGATACAACGGCAGCACAGGCAGATGCAGATACAGAGCCGGCAGCAGGCGATGTGGTTACGATTCAGGTTGGCTATGAGAACGCCACTTCTGAGCCGGCAGCAAAGGCTGTTGAGAAATGGAAGGAACTGGTTGAGTCTAAGAGTAACGGAACCATCAAGATGGAACTTTTCCCAAACTCTGCATTGGGCAAGAAGACAGAACTGATTGACCAGATGATTCTGGGCGAGCCCATGATTACAGTGGCAGATGGTGCGTTTCTTGCGGATTACGGAGTACCGGACTTTGGAATTTTCTATGCGCCGTTCATGTTTGATACCTGGGATGAGGAGTGGTCAGCCATTGACAGCGACTGGTACAGGGGACTGTGCGATGAGCTGGCACAGAAGGCTTCCATCCGCGTTCTGTCATCCAACTGGGTATATGGAGCCAGAAATATTCTTTCCGTAAAACCGGTGACGCTTCCGGAAGACCTGGCAGGCCTGAAGCTGAGAGTTTCATCCAACGATCTTTCCATCAGCAGTTTTAATTCCCTGGGAGCATCCTCTGTGGGTATGGATATGGGCGATGTTTACCAGGCACTGCAGGCAAAGACCATTGACGCTGTGGAAAACCCAATCACTCCTCTTGCCAACAGAAGCTTCCAGGAGGTTGCCAAGTATCTGGTAGAGGATGAGCATATACTGGCCACATCCATGTGGATTTGCGGAGATACGTTTTTCCAGAGCCTGACAGCTGACCAGCAGAAGATCCTTACAGAGGCAGCAGACGAGGCAGGACTGTACAATAATGAATTACAGGAAGCAGCAGAGGAAGATGCAAGGCAGAAACTGCTGGATGCAGGCGTGACCATCACTACCCTGACAGACGAGCAGAAGGCAAAATGGATTGAGGCAGGACAGCCATTCTATGATATCGCAGGCGAAACCCTTGGCTGGAGTGACGGACTGTACGACACAGTAAAGGAAGCAGCAAAATAA
- a CDS encoding TRAP transporter small permease — protein sequence MKKDSKLFKILINLDIVIASIALVILVGCTFAGVIARYVVGKPFGWIEEIQAAFIVWVVFAAGGAAYRTGNHSAIEILYEIFPKPVRKIVSIFIGLVVTAVLGFLCYTSIGYLQLFMRTGRTTAVLNLPFTWIYMIVPVSCMLQIFNYFLVNVFGYEDEVEKLVEEDEDE from the coding sequence ATGAAAAAAGACAGCAAGCTTTTTAAGATTCTGATTAATCTGGATATAGTGATTGCTTCTATTGCACTGGTTATTCTTGTAGGATGCACATTTGCGGGCGTTATCGCCCGCTATGTGGTTGGAAAACCATTCGGATGGATAGAGGAAATACAGGCTGCGTTCATTGTATGGGTCGTATTTGCAGCAGGAGGTGCGGCTTACCGTACAGGAAACCATTCGGCAATAGAAATCTTATATGAGATATTTCCAAAACCGGTCCGCAAAATCGTGAGTATTTTTATCGGGCTGGTGGTGACAGCGGTACTGGGATTCCTGTGCTATACAAGCATTGGTTATCTTCAGCTTTTCATGCGTACAGGAAGGACAACAGCGGTGCTCAACTTACCGTTTACCTGGATTTATATGATTGTACCGGTTTCCTGTATGCTTCAGATATTTAACTATTTTCTTGTCAATGTGTTTGGTTACGAGGATGAAGTAGAAAAATTGGTAGAGGAGGACGAAGATGAATAA
- a CDS encoding TRAP transporter large permease: MNNLVIICAILLLVLLFLKVPVYIAVLSASAVYFIGTPGMNLSIFAQKTISGAEGLSLLAIPFFVCAGIFMNYTGVTKRIMNCCEVLTARMPGGLAQVNILLSTLMGGLSGSSLADAAMQCKMLVPTMESKGYSKSFSTVITAASGMVVPLIPPGVGLIIYGCINNISIGKLFIAGIGPGIVLCVTLMIFTHFLSKKRGYLPSRTTKIPVSEKIAAVRPAFLPLLLPIIIIGGVRIGVFTASEAGTVAIVYAVLLGLLYKELTLKNVMQGCKETVTTTASIMLIVAAATCFSWILTKEQIPQQFSQWMISNIHNKYVFLIMVNIFLLIVGMFIEGNASMIVLAPLLHPVAMAYGIDDIHFAMVYIFNCTIGAFTPPMGTLMFVSCGITKCPTKDFIKEAVPFYILFAIDIIVLTYIPQLTTFLVNVFY, from the coding sequence ATGAATAATCTGGTTATCATATGCGCAATTCTCTTGCTGGTACTCCTTTTCCTGAAGGTACCGGTGTATATTGCGGTTTTATCAGCGTCAGCCGTTTACTTTATAGGAACGCCCGGAATGAATCTCTCCATATTTGCCCAGAAGACCATAAGCGGCGCAGAGGGACTCTCTCTCCTGGCAATCCCCTTTTTTGTATGTGCAGGCATATTTATGAATTATACGGGCGTCACCAAGCGCATTATGAACTGCTGTGAAGTGCTGACAGCCAGGATGCCCGGAGGACTGGCGCAGGTCAACATCCTGCTCTCCACTCTCATGGGAGGCTTGTCCGGATCCAGCCTGGCAGACGCGGCCATGCAGTGTAAGATGCTGGTTCCAACCATGGAGTCAAAGGGATATTCAAAGTCATTTTCAACCGTCATCACAGCCGCATCCGGCATGGTGGTTCCGCTGATTCCTCCGGGAGTAGGGCTGATTATCTATGGCTGTATCAATAACATATCAATCGGCAAACTGTTCATAGCGGGAATCGGGCCCGGAATTGTTCTCTGTGTGACATTGATGATATTTACACACTTTTTGTCCAAAAAGAGAGGATACCTGCCAAGCAGGACCACTAAGATTCCTGTTTCTGAAAAAATAGCAGCTGTCAGGCCTGCATTTCTTCCATTGCTTTTGCCGATCATTATTATCGGCGGGGTAAGGATTGGCGTTTTTACTGCTTCCGAGGCGGGAACTGTGGCAATCGTATATGCGGTGCTGCTGGGACTTCTGTATAAAGAACTGACACTTAAAAACGTGATGCAGGGGTGCAAGGAAACAGTAACGACAACGGCGTCTATCATGCTTATTGTAGCTGCCGCCACCTGTTTTTCATGGATTCTCACAAAGGAGCAGATACCGCAGCAGTTTTCACAGTGGATGATAAGCAATATCCATAATAAGTATGTATTCCTGATTATGGTCAATATCTTCCTTTTGATCGTTGGTATGTTTATCGAAGGAAACGCATCCATGATCGTGCTGGCACCTCTTCTGCATCCGGTTGCAATGGCTTATGGAATTGATGATATCCATTTTGCCATGGTCTATATTTTTAACTGTACAATAGGAGCATTTACACCTCCCATGGGAACACTGATGTTTGTAAGCTGCGGTATTACCAAGTGTCCTACAAAGGATTTCATAAAGGAAGCAGTTCCATTTTATATCCTGTTTGCAATTGATATTATTGTGCTGACATATATTCCACAGTTGACTACGTTCCTTGTAAATGTATTTTATTAA
- a CDS encoding DUF362 domain-containing protein has product MRERQFVADLVSSQDLPKMFKVRQTFPRPRIEPEDIPGIIRGYLSEESFAAKVRPGMRIAITAGSRGIANVALVTKTIADYVKSRGAEPFVVPAMGSHGGATAEGQKDVLESYGITESYLGCPILSSMEVKKIGVNEEGMDVFIDKYAAEADGIIVSCRIKPHTAFRGPYESGIMKMMAIGLGKQHGAEVCHEAGFKNMAKYVPMFGKAIIENAPVLFAVAVIENAFDETCKIAAVQAEDIVEKEPPLLKEAFTYMPRILVDSCDVLVVDQIGKNFSGDGMDPNITGTFCTPYASGGINAQRVCVLDLSPETHGNGIGLGYSSATTKRVFNQLDLASMYPNAITCTVLGGVRIPIVMESDKEAIQVCVRTCNEIDKKNPRIVRIPNSLHLEHIMLSEAYYDEVRNHPGITIESEPEYLPFDEDGNLW; this is encoded by the coding sequence ATGAGAGAACGCCAATTTGTAGCGGACCTGGTGAGCAGCCAGGATTTGCCTAAAATGTTTAAAGTAAGACAGACGTTTCCACGGCCCAGGATTGAGCCGGAGGATATACCGGGAATTATACGGGGATACCTGTCCGAGGAGAGTTTTGCAGCGAAAGTCAGGCCGGGTATGAGGATTGCCATTACGGCAGGATCCAGGGGAATTGCAAACGTGGCCCTGGTCACAAAGACAATTGCGGACTATGTTAAATCCAGGGGAGCAGAGCCCTTTGTGGTTCCCGCCATGGGAAGCCATGGGGGAGCTACGGCAGAGGGACAAAAAGATGTCCTGGAGAGTTACGGCATCACTGAGTCTTATCTGGGATGCCCGATTCTCTCATCCATGGAAGTAAAAAAGATAGGCGTCAATGAGGAAGGCATGGATGTGTTCATTGACAAATATGCCGCGGAAGCGGACGGCATCATTGTCAGCTGCAGGATAAAACCCCATACAGCCTTCAGGGGACCATATGAAAGCGGTATCATGAAAATGATGGCCATTGGACTTGGAAAACAGCATGGGGCTGAGGTGTGCCATGAGGCGGGCTTTAAAAACATGGCAAAGTATGTGCCGATGTTTGGAAAAGCAATCATAGAGAATGCACCTGTACTGTTTGCAGTGGCAGTGATAGAAAATGCCTTTGATGAGACCTGTAAGATAGCGGCGGTCCAGGCAGAGGACATAGTGGAGAAAGAGCCGCCCCTTCTCAAAGAGGCATTTACCTACATGCCCAGAATACTGGTGGATTCCTGTGACGTACTGGTTGTGGACCAGATTGGCAAGAATTTCAGCGGTGATGGCATGGACCCGAATATTACGGGTACGTTCTGTACACCCTATGCATCTGGCGGTATCAATGCCCAAAGGGTGTGTGTACTGGATTTGAGCCCCGAAACCCATGGAAACGGAATCGGTCTTGGATATTCCAGCGCAACTACAAAACGGGTGTTTAACCAGCTGGACCTGGCTTCCATGTATCCAAACGCAATAACCTGTACTGTCCTTGGCGGGGTCCGAATCCCCATTGTCATGGAAAGTGATAAGGAAGCCATACAGGTATGCGTCCGCACCTGCAATGAAATTGATAAAAAGAATCCGAGAATCGTCCGGATTCCCAACAGCCTGCACCTGGAACATATCATGCTGTCAGAGGCTTATTATGATGAAGTCAGGAATCATCCCGGCATCACGATTGAAAGCGAACCTGAGTATCTTCCTTTTGATGAGGACGGCAACCTGTGGTAA